A part of Gramella sp. MAR_2010_147 genomic DNA contains:
- a CDS encoding porin, with product MKAITSSKLVKFLFLLPIALSTSSLIAQEEEESPKFTINGSIDAYFRTNFNGLNKAVELVGGDEVSFTPAAPASSFANDPGFAIGMANVILGYEGDKVGFVADLVFGPRGEDAVFLSQPSTNIVNQLYAYYKVNDALKFTLGNWNTFLGYEVISPVANFNYSTSYMFSYGPFSHTGLKADFSFDDNWTGMLAVMNPTDYTEFNPIGKYSLGAQLGYSNAYGNAYLNFIYGEQSLSDDALFQIDLTTGWDLTESFYLGFNGTYQDTEGIGFYGAALYPQLAFSESFGLGLRAEYFKELEEGGPAYGADVRSLDFTLTASYNVGGLIIKPELRLDSISEEVFLDKDLQATDNLSSFVLAAIYAF from the coding sequence ATGAAAGCAATTACATCATCAAAATTAGTAAAATTTCTGTTTTTATTACCTATAGCGCTCTCTACTTCTTCCCTCATTGCACAAGAAGAAGAGGAATCACCAAAATTCACTATAAATGGTAGTATAGATGCCTACTTTAGAACCAATTTCAATGGTTTAAATAAGGCTGTAGAACTAGTAGGGGGCGACGAGGTTTCCTTTACTCCTGCTGCTCCTGCCTCATCGTTTGCCAACGATCCTGGATTCGCTATCGGGATGGCTAATGTAATATTGGGTTATGAAGGAGATAAAGTTGGGTTTGTGGCCGACCTGGTTTTTGGACCACGAGGAGAAGATGCTGTGTTTCTTTCTCAGCCTTCCACAAATATTGTAAACCAGCTTTATGCCTATTATAAAGTAAACGATGCTCTAAAATTTACTTTAGGAAACTGGAATACATTTTTGGGCTATGAAGTAATCTCACCCGTTGCAAATTTCAACTATTCTACTTCATATATGTTCTCCTACGGACCCTTTTCTCATACGGGATTAAAGGCAGATTTCAGCTTTGACGATAACTGGACGGGAATGCTGGCTGTTATGAACCCAACAGACTACACTGAATTCAATCCTATTGGAAAATATTCTCTTGGCGCCCAATTAGGATACTCCAATGCTTATGGAAATGCTTATCTTAATTTCATTTATGGCGAACAATCACTTTCAGACGATGCTTTGTTTCAGATTGATCTTACTACCGGTTGGGATCTTACAGAAAGCTTTTATTTAGGATTTAACGGGACCTATCAAGATACAGAAGGAATAGGCTTTTATGGAGCGGCACTGTATCCGCAACTTGCCTTTTCTGAAAGTTTTGGACTAGGATTAAGAGCAGAATATTTTAAAGAACTGGAAGAAGGTGGTCCTGCTTATGGAGCAGATGTAAGATCTCTGGACTTTACATTAACCGCAAGTTATAATGTTGGTGGCTTAATTATTAAGCCAGAACTGAGACTTGATAGTATCTCTGAAGAAGTCTTCTTAGACAAGGACCTACAAGCTACAGATAATTTATCGTCATTTGTACTTGCAGCGATTTATGCATTTTAA
- a CDS encoding DUF1684 domain-containing protein: protein MTRIRIISFCLFFLLLSLNNLVAQQTDLIASAEEFQKELNKEYADPEESPLEEKDLKEFNGLEFFEVNSEYIVKADFVRTPAESPFAMKTSTERMPVYVKYGELYFTYKGKDFKLNLYQNQELTQDPEYFDYLFLPFTDLTNGESTYAGGRYIDFRIPESREVYIDFNKAYNPYCAYSGKYSCPIPPKENDLDVEIFAGVKAFKGH from the coding sequence ATGACTAGAATTAGAATAATCAGTTTTTGCCTTTTCTTTTTATTATTAAGTCTCAATAATTTAGTGGCGCAGCAAACTGATCTTATAGCCAGTGCGGAAGAATTTCAGAAAGAGCTGAATAAAGAATATGCAGATCCTGAAGAATCTCCTTTAGAAGAAAAAGACTTGAAAGAATTTAACGGACTTGAGTTTTTTGAGGTCAATTCAGAATATATAGTAAAGGCTGATTTTGTAAGAACCCCTGCAGAATCGCCATTTGCTATGAAAACCAGTACAGAAAGGATGCCTGTGTATGTTAAATACGGAGAATTATATTTCACTTATAAAGGTAAAGACTTTAAACTGAACTTATATCAGAACCAGGAACTAACCCAGGATCCTGAATATTTTGATTACCTGTTCCTGCCTTTTACAGATCTCACTAATGGTGAAAGTACTTACGCAGGAGGGAGGTATATAGATTTTAGGATACCAGAATCCAGGGAAGTTTATATAGATTTTAATAAGGCTTATAATCCCTATTGTGCCTACAGCGGCAAATATTCCTGTCCTATCCCACCCAAAGAGAATGATCTTGATGTAGAAATATTTGCCGGCGTAAAGGCATTTAAAGGTCATTGA
- a CDS encoding MFS transporter, which yields MQKLFRSYFESFGGLRREIWLLSIITLINRAGTMVIPFLSLYLTKSRGFSLEEVGWILTFFGLGSVTGSWLGGKLTDKIGHYRTMAISLILSSVLFVLLQFPSTFWSICIGIYLVMCVADIFRPAVFVAINAYSKPQNRTRSLTLIRLAINLGFSAGPAVGGFIIATAGYSGLFWIDGLTCLAAGILLLKLLHPKKAIAEKEDIVIQAKSAMSDKLYLIFILAMMLFGFIFLQYFSTIPLFYADYHQLSEFEIGLLLGLNGLTIFLFEMPLIKFMENRRHSAIAYVIFGTVLTGLSFLVINLTGWTGILIVGMLLVTLGEMIAFPFSNSFALSRSDGKKRGSYMALYSIAFSVSHIFGHNSGMQLINKFGFEITWYTMLALSVIACTLLLILINLLKKESF from the coding sequence ATGCAGAAATTATTTAGATCGTATTTTGAATCTTTTGGAGGATTAAGAAGAGAGATCTGGCTTTTGTCAATCATCACTTTAATAAACAGGGCTGGAACAATGGTGATCCCGTTCCTTTCCCTGTACCTAACAAAGAGCAGAGGCTTTAGCCTGGAAGAAGTTGGCTGGATACTCACCTTCTTTGGCCTGGGATCGGTTACAGGTTCCTGGCTTGGAGGCAAGCTTACAGATAAAATTGGTCATTATAGAACTATGGCAATTAGCCTGATTTTATCTTCTGTTTTATTTGTCTTACTACAGTTCCCATCAACATTCTGGTCTATTTGCATTGGTATTTACCTGGTAATGTGTGTTGCAGATATTTTTAGACCTGCAGTTTTTGTAGCAATCAACGCATATAGTAAACCGCAAAACAGAACCAGGTCTTTGACATTAATAAGACTTGCAATTAACCTTGGTTTCTCGGCCGGACCAGCTGTTGGCGGATTTATAATCGCAACTGCCGGATATAGCGGACTATTTTGGATAGATGGACTTACTTGTTTAGCCGCCGGTATTCTACTACTTAAACTCTTACATCCAAAAAAGGCAATAGCAGAAAAAGAAGATATTGTAATACAGGCAAAATCTGCCATGAGTGATAAGCTTTATCTTATCTTTATCCTGGCCATGATGTTATTTGGTTTTATTTTTCTTCAATATTTCTCTACCATCCCCTTATTTTATGCAGACTACCATCAACTTAGCGAATTTGAAATTGGCCTTTTATTAGGGCTTAATGGGTTAACGATCTTCCTATTTGAAATGCCACTCATAAAATTCATGGAAAATAGAAGACATTCTGCTATTGCCTATGTAATATTCGGGACCGTATTAACGGGACTAAGTTTTCTGGTAATTAACTTAACAGGTTGGACAGGGATTTTAATTGTAGGAATGCTACTGGTAACTCTTGGAGAAATGATCGCATTTCCGTTTTCCAATAGTTTTGCCCTGAGTAGATCTGACGGCAAGAAGAGGGGCTCTTATATGGCGCTCTATAGCATCGCTTTTTCGGTAAGCCATATTTTTGGGCATAACTCAGGGATGCAGCTTATAAATAAATTTGGATTTGAGATTACGTGGTATACCATGCTCGCTTTATCAGTAATCGCGTGTACGCTTTTATTAATCCTAATAAATCTTCTGAAAAAGGAATCCTTTTAA